In Spirosoma pollinicola, the genomic window GTGGAGGAAAACCTGGTGCCCACGAATGGGGAAATCTTGAACCGTGATAGTCGGAAAGAAACCTTTGGAGAGGTGGAGGAAAACCTGGTGCCCACGAATGGGGAAATCTTGAACCGTGATAGTCGGAAAGAAACCTTTGGAGAGTAGGTTTTTACGTTCCGGATCCCGCTGATCGGCATTTTTCTCTTCGATATGAACGTGAAAGACGCCCTGGAGCCGGTCAATGGATGTCAATTCGAAATTTTCCAGAATAAACTCAGGCAACAGGAACTGGATGATGGGTAAGAAACTCTCCAAAGCAAGTAGGTTTGATTAAGAACACAAACCTAGAAAAATACAACGCTCTCCACAACTTTTGGAATTGATCCTAATTATGGTCTTCACTGCGTAGTGGAATAAGGCGGAAAAACAAAAAAGCACTTATCATTTCTGATAAGTGCTTTTACCGATGGTCAGTCGGGGTGGCAGGATTCGAACCTACGACCTCCTGCTCCCAAAGCAGGCGCGATACCGGGCTACGCTACACCCCGAAGGTTTATTCGTTCACTCAGCGGAGAGAGAGGGATTCGAACCCTCGGTACCGTTACCAGTACGACAGTTTAGCAAACTGTTCCTTTCGGCCACTCAGGCATCTCTCCGAAGCCAACCACTTCCTTCCTTAATGATTGGGACACAAAGGTAAGGCAAAAGTTGATTCTCCGCAAGGGTTTCGCAAAAAAATCTTTTTAAAATCGCTAATTTCGCCCTTTCTGGTGCTTATCCAACCTAATAAATAAGAGGGCGATTTCGCTCAAGATCAGGAAGATACTCGCTCAAAATGAACTGGCTTTACCCTTTTACAACCACCGAATTTTTTTTTATTGGGCTGTTCATTGCCCTATATACGCTTTATGTCTGGCGTACTTTTCGACTCGCTCGACAATTAAATACAGCCGCATGGGGTGTAGTCCCCAAGTTTTTTTTGCGAGGCAGCTACCTGACTTTATTAATTATTGCGCTGCTTGGCCCTTCCTTTGGTGAAGCTGGAGAAGATTTGATGACTACTGGCCACGACACATTTTTACTCATAGACATTTCGCGCTCAATGGACGCAGGTGATGTGGTCCCTACCCGACTGGAACGTGTTAAATATGATATACAGCTCCTTTGCGATACACTCCCGTCCGACCGCTTCGGTTTAATTTTGGCAACGAATGAGTCGTTCGTTCTCTCACCCCTCACCGCCGATCATGATGCCCTTAAACAGTTCATACGGGAAGTACACACCAGTGCCTCACCCACCGGAAGTACCGATTTGTGTAACGCGATTGAACTGGCTCGGCAAAAACTAACGGCCGACTCTACCACTCACCAAAGCGTTAGAGCTATTGTGCTGTTCAGCGATGGCGAGAATTTTGCCCCCTGCGAACGCAGTGAATTGGCACGCTTGCGATCATTTGGACTGTCGCTAATTACGGTCGGAATTGGTACAGAAACGGGCGCATCGATAAAAGAGGGACGTGATTTTGTCCGGGACGACGATAAACAGATCGTTCGTAGCCGTCTTAATCGCACTTTTTTACAGGAACTAACCCGCGATGGACGGGGGCAATATCTTGAAGCCGACCCAAATGGACTCTATGTAAATAAGTTAGCAGGTATTATGCGCTCGTTAAAAGGTCGGGGCATTGACCAACATCGGGTGGCCGTTTCCACTAATAAATATTATTATTTCTTATTGGCTGCGCTGGGATTGATAGTCCTGGATTTAATTGTGACCATTCGAACGTTCAGGCTGTGAGTAGGTCTCCTTATTTCGTCTTATTTTTGCCGACCATCTGTTAGTACCTGATGATTTACCTGTTGTTCACGGCCTGGCTTTGGTGGAACCAACTACTACCGGCAAGCCCAATTTCACGAAATAACCAAATGCGCCAGGAAGCGCAGACTGCTTTTCGAGCAGGTCAGTACGCTCGTGCGCTGTCATTATATGCCTATCTAAGTCGGACTACAACGACTATAGATCCAGCGGTGCGACTGAACTTGGGTCATACCTATTTCAAATTAAATCAATTTGCAAAAGCAAAGCCTCAATATGAAACCCTACTTCAGTCTGATCGGTCAAATTTACGCACAGCGGCTGCCACACAATTAGGGGTTATCGCATGCCTTCAACACGATAGTGCCACAGCATTGAGCCTATTTGAACAGGCATTGCTCGAAAATGCGGATAATGAATCTGCCCGCTATAATTTTGAATTAGTAAAGAAATATTACTCGGGTAAAAAGCCTGAGACAAACCCGCAGCATAAACCAGCCAGTAAAAAACCGAAACAGGTCAACAAATCTCGCCCGGCAGGCGGACAACAGGTAGAACGATCAGCCCGGCAGGATGAGTTACTGCGCCGGTTCCAACGCTTAAACCTGAGCGAAGAGCAGGCACGTCAACTACTTGATGCGATGCAGGGAGATGATTTGCCCTATGCACTAACTCGCTCGGCCCGGCGTTCAACAAAACCAGCTTCTGGCGAAAATCGGTGGTAAACCGACAACAGAGTCAACAAAACCAGTATGAACGAAGTCGTAATTGTTTCTGCCGTTCGAACACCTATCGGGGGTTTCGGGGGCGTTTTATCCACTTTATCAGCTACAGACCTGGGCGCAGCGGCCATACGGGGAGCCGTTAGTCGTGCAGGCATACAGGCCGAGCTGGTGCAGGAAGTGTATATGGGAAATGTGGTATCGGCCAATGTCGGGCAGGCTCCAGCTAAACAGGCAGCGTTGAAAGCAGGCTTACCCGCCACGATTCCCTGCACAACCATTAACAAAGTTTGCGCATCAGGCACTAAAGCCATTATGCTGGCCGCTCAGGCGATCCAGTTGGGGCAGGCCGATGTGGTGGTAGCGGGTGGTATGGAAAGTATGTCAAATACCCCATATTACATTCCTAAAGCCCGATTTGGCTATAAATACGGTAATGCTGAATTGGTAGATGGGTTGGCGCGCGATGGTTTGGTTGACATATACGATCAATGTGCTATGGGCGTTTTCGCCGATAAAACAGCAGAAACGTATGGAATAAGCCGGCAGGAGCAGGATGCCTTTACGGTTCAGTCATATCGCCGGTCGGAAGCCAGTACGCAAAGTGGCCGATTCAATGCTGAAATTGTACCGATTGAGGTTGCTGGCCGTAAAGGTAGCGTGACAGTGAGCGAAGATGAGGAATATAAAAACGTTATTTACGATAAAATCCCAACGCTGAAAGCCGCTTTTACGCCCAATGGCACGGTTACACCCGCCAGTTCGTCGCCCATTAGTGATGGGGCGTCGGCGCTGGTTATCATGAATAGACGAAAAGCGGATGAGTTAGGATTGACGCCATTAGCCCGAATTCTGGCTTATGCCGATGCCGAGCAGGAGCCGCAATGGTTTACTACTGCCCCAACTAAAGCCGTGCCCCTGGCCCTCCAACGAGCCGGGTTAAGTGCAAGCGACATTGACTTTTTCGAAATCAACGAAGCTTTTTCGGTAGTACCGCTCACGTTCAGTAAAGTACTGGAGATCCCGCAAGAGAAACTGAATGTATTTGGCGGGGCGGTATCTCTGGGCCATCCGCTGGGCGCATCCGGTGCTCGTATCGTGACAACACTTACTAATGTCCTGCAGCAAAACGGCGGCCGTTACGGAGCGGTAGGTATTTGTAACGGCGGGGGCGGTGCCTCTGCTATTATCATTGAGAAACTTTAACTAATGGTTGTGATGGCGCAAGGCTTTGGCCTTGTGCCATCAATCCCAAAAATAAATGAACGCAATTCAGGAGACTACTTTTCAATTTCCCGGCCAAACGGCCTTTTATCGCGGTAAAGTCCGGGATGTGTATTCCTTTCCAGAGAAATTGGTCATGATTGCATCCGACCGCATCTCGGCATTCGATGTGGTGTTACCCCGGCCTATTCCGTTCAAAGGACAGGTGCTGAACCAGACGGCCTCCTACTTTCTGAACGCAACTGCCGACATTGTTCCTAACTGGCTATTGGCCGTTCCCGACCCAAACGTAAGCATTGGTTTCAAATGCGAGCCCTATGCAGTCGAAATGGTGGTTCGGGGCTATTTGGCGGGCCATGCCTGGCGTGAGTACCGCGAGGGAAAACGGATGCTGTGCGGTGTAGCCTTACCCGACGGTCTGCATGAGAATGATAAACTGCCTACCCCTATCATTACTCCCTCGACCAAAGCTCACGAAGGCCATGACGAGGACATTAGTCGGGAAGAAATCCTGAGCCGTGGCATTGTTCCTGAGAATGAATACATCCAACTGGAACACTATGCACTGGCACTTTTTGCACGCGGAACGGACATGGCTGCCGAGCGGGGCTTAATTCTCGTTGATACTAAATACGAGTTCGGCAATCTGGATGGCAAAGTATACCTGATTGATGAAGTACATACCCCCGACTCGTCGCGTTATTTTTACGCTGACACCTATGCAGAAAATCAGCGGGCGGGTTTGACCCAAAAACAATTGTCGAAAGAATTCGTTAGAGAATGGCTTATTGCGAATGGTTTTCAAGGGAAAACCGGACAAATCATTCCAACAATGTCTGATGAGTGGGTGAATCAAATTACAACCCGCTATATTGAATTGTTCGAAACGGTTACCGGGCAAACGTTTCAACCCGCCGATGCCGTCGATCCACTCGCCCGCATTGAAGCAAATATTTTACAGGCAATCACAGAATAAAGTCGAGTGATTGAATGAGCGAATAGCCCTTTGCCCTTCAATCGTTCGCTCATTTAATCACTTAAAATTGTTTATTCATGAATTACACAATTGAAAAAAACGAACAGTACGCCCTGATCCGATTAGCTGAAAGTCAGTTTGGGGAGGAGGTTTCCGCTACGTTTGATACCTTGAGCCGGGGGCTATTTCGGGAAGGATATAGCAATATAATCATCGATATTGACCCTGTACAGGCAGTTGATCAGGCGGGGCTCATGACCATCCGAAAAATAAACAGACAATGCACAAATGAAGTTGGTTTATTAATACTGGTCACAAAAAATGATGAGCTGATCACCTTTCTGGATAAGGCCAACATCAGCGATCTGACCATTATGCCAACGGTAGAAGAAGCCATTGACGCTGTTTTTATGAATGAATTGGAAAACGACTTTCGGAGCGAAGAGGATGACGAGTACGACATCGGAGGCAGCGTCGGCAATGCCGAAGCCTAATGCATTAATTAATCAGGAAACGGACCATGCCCGACCCGCGAACCCGGTCTTTTCCCTCACAATTTTGGGGGCAGGTTCGGCTACGCCCACCCTACGGCTCCACCAAACGGCGCAGTTGCTAACAATTGGCAGCGATTATGTGCTGATTGACTGTGGAGAAGGCACGCAGTTGCGTTTGATTGAGCAACGGATCAGGCCGGGGCGGTTACGCTATATTTTCATAAGTCATCTGCACGGCGACCATTATTTTGGATTGGCACCACTCCTATCGAGTCTGAATATGAGTGGTCGAACAGAAGATTTGTATCTTTTTGGTCCGCGTGGTCTGGACGAGGTCTTAACAACGATCTTTCGAGTATCTGACTCGCGGCTTAATTTCAGGCTCCATTTCCAAGTCGTAGAGCCAACTACATCTGCTCTCATTCTTGATCATCCGTTAATGACCGTGGAATCGATTCCACTGCAGCACCGAATTGATTGTACCGGTTATCTTTTTCGGGAAAAACCACACAAACCGCATTTGCTGCGCGAAAAACTTCCGGCCGATGTACCGGTAACTTATCTCAAACAATTGAAGGAGGGTAAGGACATTCTGGGAGCTGAGGGTGAGGTTATTTACGCAGCAGCCGACTATACAGAACCAGGACCATTGCCCCGCTCCTACGCATTTTGTTCAGATACACGCTATGTGGCCGAATTGGTACCGCAATTACAGGGTGTCAATTTACTTTATCATGAAGCCACATTCCTGGACGACAATGCCCAACGAGCAGCGGAAGTCTATCATTCTACTGCGAAGCAAGCGGCTACTATTGCGGCTAAAGCTGGGGTTGGTAAACTGTTTATTGGTCACTTCTCGTCCCGCTATAAACAGTTTGACTTATTTTTAGACGAAGCTCGGACAATTTTCCCGGAAACGTATCTGGCTGATGAAGGTGAAACAACCCATATTTAAAGAGTATAATTATCTTACTGGATTAGGGCAAAACGGTAGTAATTTGACCAAGCCTACAGTTTACAATCCTGCTGCAGCAATAAGTTACTGATTATATTTAAGTAGGATTTCAGGAAGAAAGCGCTTTACAAAAACAGGCACACTACAGACGGGTTTCTAACAATAGTTGACCCGAAACTTTATTCATTCATGCTGGCATTTCGCCTGGGTTTTTTAGATATTGGTTGGCTCGACTTGCTCGATATAGGGCTGGTGGCCCTGCTTATTTACCAGATTTACAATCTCGTTCGGGGTAGCGTTGCAAGCCGTGTATTTGTGGGTTATTTGCTGGTTTATTTAGCCTATTTGGTCGTTAAGGCGCTCGGACTCAACCTGATGACGACCATTCTTGAGTACTTCATTAGTGTAGGGGCATTAGCGTTGATTATCATTTTTCAGCACGAAATTCGACGTTTTTTGTTGATTATTGGCAAGTCCACGAGCTTGACCAATAACCGCTTGTTCCGGCAATGGTTTTTGCGCGATGGCGTTTCTGCCGAGTCAAGTACTCCATTGAAGCCCATTCTGGAAACCTGCAAAACGCTGGGAGCCGAGTTTTCGGGCGGGTTACTGGTTCTTCAAAAAAATGATGATTTAGAAAAGTTTTCCCAGTCTGGTGAAGTAATCGACGCCGATATATCAAAACCATTATTACTGGCTATTTTCAGTCAATACAGTCCACTACACGATGGGGCCGTTATTATTAGTGAAGGTCGAATCCGGGCAGCCCGTTGCATTTTACCCGTTTCGGATGATGATGAGCTGCCGCCCTCTTTGGGATTTCGTCACCGGGCAGCCCTTGGTATGAGCGAAGCGACTGATGCGGCCGTTAT contains:
- a CDS encoding ribonuclease Z, with protein sequence MTSTTSEAASAMPKPNALINQETDHARPANPVFSLTILGAGSATPTLRLHQTAQLLTIGSDYVLIDCGEGTQLRLIEQRIRPGRLRYIFISHLHGDHYFGLAPLLSSLNMSGRTEDLYLFGPRGLDEVLTTIFRVSDSRLNFRLHFQVVEPTTSALILDHPLMTVESIPLQHRIDCTGYLFREKPHKPHLLREKLPADVPVTYLKQLKEGKDILGAEGEVIYAAADYTEPGPLPRSYAFCSDTRYVAELVPQLQGVNLLYHEATFLDDNAQRAAEVYHSTAKQAATIAAKAGVGKLFIGHFSSRYKQFDLFLDEARTIFPETYLADEGETTHI
- a CDS encoding phosphoribosylaminoimidazolesuccinocarboxamide synthase, which produces MNAIQETTFQFPGQTAFYRGKVRDVYSFPEKLVMIASDRISAFDVVLPRPIPFKGQVLNQTASYFLNATADIVPNWLLAVPDPNVSIGFKCEPYAVEMVVRGYLAGHAWREYREGKRMLCGVALPDGLHENDKLPTPIITPSTKAHEGHDEDISREEILSRGIVPENEYIQLEHYALALFARGTDMAAERGLILVDTKYEFGNLDGKVYLIDEVHTPDSSRYFYADTYAENQRAGLTQKQLSKEFVREWLIANGFQGKTGQIIPTMSDEWVNQITTRYIELFETVTGQTFQPADAVDPLARIEANILQAITE
- a CDS encoding vWA domain-containing protein — encoded protein: MNWLYPFTTTEFFFIGLFIALYTLYVWRTFRLARQLNTAAWGVVPKFFLRGSYLTLLIIALLGPSFGEAGEDLMTTGHDTFLLIDISRSMDAGDVVPTRLERVKYDIQLLCDTLPSDRFGLILATNESFVLSPLTADHDALKQFIREVHTSASPTGSTDLCNAIELARQKLTADSTTHQSVRAIVLFSDGENFAPCERSELARLRSFGLSLITVGIGTETGASIKEGRDFVRDDDKQIVRSRLNRTFLQELTRDGRGQYLEADPNGLYVNKLAGIMRSLKGRGIDQHRVAVSTNKYYYFLLAALGLIVLDLIVTIRTFRL
- the cdaA gene encoding diadenylate cyclase CdaA, with translation MLAFRLGFLDIGWLDLLDIGLVALLIYQIYNLVRGSVASRVFVGYLLVYLAYLVVKALGLNLMTTILEYFISVGALALIIIFQHEIRRFLLIIGKSTSLTNNRLFRQWFLRDGVSAESSTPLKPILETCKTLGAEFSGGLLVLQKNDDLEKFSQSGEVIDADISKPLLLAIFSQYSPLHDGAVIISEGRIRAARCILPVSDDDELPPSLGFRHRAALGMSEATDAAVIAVSEESGRLSLALNGELFPNLSQQELESRLERYLHEPKSRHN
- a CDS encoding tetratricopeptide repeat protein gives rise to the protein MIYLLFTAWLWWNQLLPASPISRNNQMRQEAQTAFRAGQYARALSLYAYLSRTTTTIDPAVRLNLGHTYFKLNQFAKAKPQYETLLQSDRSNLRTAAATQLGVIACLQHDSATALSLFEQALLENADNESARYNFELVKKYYSGKKPETNPQHKPASKKPKQVNKSRPAGGQQVERSARQDELLRRFQRLNLSEEQARQLLDAMQGDDLPYALTRSARRSTKPASGENRW
- a CDS encoding STAS domain-containing protein, with protein sequence MNYTIEKNEQYALIRLAESQFGEEVSATFDTLSRGLFREGYSNIIIDIDPVQAVDQAGLMTIRKINRQCTNEVGLLILVTKNDELITFLDKANISDLTIMPTVEEAIDAVFMNELENDFRSEEDDEYDIGGSVGNAEA
- a CDS encoding acetyl-CoA C-acyltransferase; translation: MNEVVIVSAVRTPIGGFGGVLSTLSATDLGAAAIRGAVSRAGIQAELVQEVYMGNVVSANVGQAPAKQAALKAGLPATIPCTTINKVCASGTKAIMLAAQAIQLGQADVVVAGGMESMSNTPYYIPKARFGYKYGNAELVDGLARDGLVDIYDQCAMGVFADKTAETYGISRQEQDAFTVQSYRRSEASTQSGRFNAEIVPIEVAGRKGSVTVSEDEEYKNVIYDKIPTLKAAFTPNGTVTPASSSPISDGASALVIMNRRKADELGLTPLARILAYADAEQEPQWFTTAPTKAVPLALQRAGLSASDIDFFEINEAFSVVPLTFSKVLEIPQEKLNVFGGAVSLGHPLGASGARIVTTLTNVLQQNGGRYGAVGICNGGGGASAIIIEKL